Part of the Sulfuricurvum kujiense DSM 16994 genome, CGGTCACACCCAGATGAAACGGATAGTTATTTTTAGGACGGAGAAGACGATACGCTTCGACGGTACGCTGCACATCGCTGGCTTTAAGAGAGATTTTTATATCGGTAAATCCAAGATCTTCGAGGTATTTGATGTTATACTCGGCTGAGGCCACCATCCCCTCTGCCGTTGCCCCGTAGCGCTGTTCAAACTCTTTCTCCAGACTTCCCGCATTCACCCCGATACGAACCGGAATGTTGCGTTCCTGACATGCCTTTACGATCTCTCGGATACGCGATTTCTCTCCGATATTTCCGGGATTGAAACGGATACAGTCGACACTTTCCGCCGCAATAAGAGCGAGTTTATAGTTAAAATGGATATCGGCGACAAGGGGGAGAGATATCTGCTCTTTGATCGATTTAAGCGCACGCGCATCTTCCTCATCGGGGACAGCGACACGGACGATGTCGCATCCGGCAAAATGGAGACGGTTAATCTGTTCCACCGTAGCCGCAACATCAGCGGTCCGCGAATAGGTCATAGACTGCACCGAGATGGGGGCATCCCCGCCGATAGCGACATTTCCGACAAAAATTTGTTTGGTTGGGTAGCGTGTTATCATAGGATAGATTGTAACGATTTTGATGTTAAAAGAAAGTTACGTAAATTCTATCGGATCCATATCGATCTCACACAGCGGAGATTTGACATGTTTGATAGCACGGATCAAATCGGTACTTTTATCGCTTCGAAGTAGGATTTGAAAACGGTATTTATCGGCAATCTTCTCGATCGGGGAGGCACCGTATCCGACGATCTGAACGTGAGCCATTTGCTCGATTTGCTCAACTGCTTTCTCCATCTCTGCCTTTGCTTTGAGTCCGTTTTTATGGGCGTACAGCAGACGTGCCAACTTTTTCGTCGGAGGATATCGCCCCTCTCTGATTCTCATCTCATCGATCAAAAATGTCTCATAATCATCCAAATAGCCTCGGAAAAACGACTCGTTGAAGCTCTGGACCAAAACAAGGGCGTTTTGTTTCCGACCGCTCCGCCCCGCAATCTGTACCAGCAGCGATAATGCCTTCTCCCGCGCGCGGTAATCGCTCTGGCTCAGGAGATTATCGATCCCCATCACGACGGCGAGGGTAATGTCGTGATAATCATGCCCTTTGGAGAGCATCTGCGTCCCAACAAGAAGATCAATATCTCGATTGTTAAACGCTTCGAGCACTTTGATCAATTTGTTTTGGGTCGTGATGATGTCTCTATCAAACTGCTGAACCCGCAACTTGTCATCGAGTTTACTAAAATGTTCCACCGCTTCGGCCGTCCCGAGGCGTGCCGTTTTGAGGGCTCCGCTTTGGCATTTCGGACACACTTTAGGCAGTACCTCGGTGTAGTTGCAGTAATGGCATTTGAGGGCGCGGGAATTTTTATGCTGGCTCATTCCGACACTGCAAAACGGGCATTCCACATGATAGCCGCAGCTCTCGCACACCGTATATTTAAAATTGGCACGGGTCGGGATAAAGACGATCCCCTGATGCTCTGTTGAAAAGTTTTCCATTACAGCACGATCAATAGTTGGCGTCAACGCCTCGAGTGAAGGTTCAAACACAAACGTCCGCTTTGACTCATAATACCCTCCACGCAAACGGAAAAACGGATATTTGGCATAGCTTGAGAGACTCGGCGTCGCACTCCCGAGCACCACGGGAATTTTGAGAAGATTTCCGATATAGACCGCCATATCCCGAGCGTTATAACGGGGACGGCTTGAGGACTTATAACTTTCATCGTGCTCTTCGTCGACAACGATCAATCCCAAATCTTTTATCGGCAAAAAGAGGGCCGAGCGGGGACCGACGATGATATTTGCCGAACCGTTATAAATTTTCTCCAGCGTCACTTTTTTCTGTTTCGGGGTCATCTTCGAGTGCCACAACACTACCGCATCACCGAAATGGTTGCAAAACCGTTTCTCCATCTGAGGAGTAAGAGAGATTTCGGGAAGAAGAAGCAATGCCCTTTTACCCTCACCCAGAACTTCGTCCATCCGCCGCATATAGATTTCACTTTTCCCCGCCCCCGTATCGCCGAACAAAAGAGATACAGGATGTGAGCGGATAAAATCAAGAGCTTTCGACTGTGCAGGTGAGAGAGTGACGTTAATAGATGGAGAAGACGGCTCTTTGTGAATAGATTCTATCTCTTTTGTAAAAGGGACAAACAAATTCAGCGCTTCCCCCAGCGAACACCC contains:
- the ispG gene encoding flavodoxin-dependent (E)-4-hydroxy-3-methylbut-2-enyl-diphosphate synthase, yielding MITRYPTKQIFVGNVAIGGDAPISVQSMTYSRTADVAATVEQINRLHFAGCDIVRVAVPDEEDARALKSIKEQISLPLVADIHFNYKLALIAAESVDCIRFNPGNIGEKSRIREIVKACQERNIPVRIGVNAGSLEKEFEQRYGATAEGMVASAEYNIKYLEDLGFTDIKISLKASDVQRTVEAYRLLRPKNNYPFHLGVTEAGTVFHATIKSAIGLGTLLLEGIGDTMRVSITGELEEEIKVGRAILKDSGVAKEGPNIISCPTCGRIEADLVSAVSVIEAKVKHIKKPLDLSVMGCVVNAIGEAKHADVAIAYGKGSGLVMVKGEVVARLDEDKLVDRFVEEVEKMAREED
- a CDS encoding primosomal protein N', giving the protein MNFFIIALLGSPLESLTYHSTHLLDIGTEIEVALSNRAMRGVVVALCEKPDFSTQPVGDSTPFFYSDTQIQTAQFMAEYYGCSLGEALNLFVPFTKEIESIHKEPSSPSINVTLSPAQSKALDFIRSHPVSLLFGDTGAGKSEIYMRRMDEVLGEGKRALLLLPEISLTPQMEKRFCNHFGDAVVLWHSKMTPKQKKVTLEKIYNGSANIIVGPRSALFLPIKDLGLIVVDEEHDESYKSSSRPRYNARDMAVYIGNLLKIPVVLGSATPSLSSYAKYPFFRLRGGYYESKRTFVFEPSLEALTPTIDRAVMENFSTEHQGIVFIPTRANFKYTVCESCGYHVECPFCSVGMSQHKNSRALKCHYCNYTEVLPKVCPKCQSGALKTARLGTAEAVEHFSKLDDKLRVQQFDRDIITTQNKLIKVLEAFNNRDIDLLVGTQMLSKGHDYHDITLAVVMGIDNLLSQSDYRAREKALSLLVQIAGRSGRKQNALVLVQSFNESFFRGYLDDYETFLIDEMRIREGRYPPTKKLARLLYAHKNGLKAKAEMEKAVEQIEQMAHVQIVGYGASPIEKIADKYRFQILLRSDKSTDLIRAIKHVKSPLCEIDMDPIEFT